DNA from Dermochelys coriacea isolate rDerCor1 chromosome 20, rDerCor1.pri.v4, whole genome shotgun sequence:
TGCCTCTCGCAGCATTTCCCTTAGTGCCAAACGAAAGAGGAGTGAGCTCTgaacccccacttcctgcaccctcCTAGATGGGGGCGTGGGGAGGGGTCTCAGAGGCGGCTCCTCCGGGGCAGGGAGGTCTTGTAGAGGGACTTGCCGCTGGCCTCAATGTAGGTGACACTCATCTCCTTGCTGTTGATCTCCACGTAGGCGAAGCCGCCCAGGGACGCCGGCTCGGCGTAGAAGAAGCGCAGGTAGCCCTCGGGCACCTTGTGGTAGTGCTTCCGTGAGTTCTCCATGAAgttgccggccccgctcagcacGTAGCCCACGCCAGCCTTGTCCTGCAGATACTGATCggggaagatgggggtgggggctcagagcAGATCCATACTCCTGCTGCCTGGGTACTCGCGCCCCGTAGCCAGCAAACTCGTGCCGGGGTGAGCAAGAGGCGTGCACGTTGTGCcccctggggctgctctggggcagggcagcacgTTGTAAGCTAGCACCCCTGCCTGGCGGGCACAGAACAGTATCAACTTGCAGAGCTAATCTCtggagaggggtggatgggggagggaactTAACTGTGCTCCTTCACTTCAGAACTGTTTGGGGTCTAGTGGATTAGAGCcagggggggtgggggactgtttgccaagactcctgggttctagtcccagctctgggaggatgggatctagtggttagagcaaggtggggctgggagtcaggactccagggttctaggCCCAGctatgggaggggagtggggtctaagggttgggttgggtggggggctgggagtcaggactcctgggttccagtcccagctttgcTGTTGATTTACACCCTTGGATGAGTCTCGGCCAGTACTGCCCAGGGTGGCTGAGGCGGGGTGCGATGGGCTAGCAGGGAGTTGATGGACATCTCCCTAGCAGGGGTGCTCAGAGCCCTGTGGAATAGACCAGAGGGGACAACCttgccccagagccccccacccccgcttacCTGCAGGTTGTGATCATGGCCACACAGGTAGGCAGTGGCCTTGTACTTGAGCAGCAGCGGCTGCAGGTGTTTCACCAGGCAATGGGTGGGCCCATGCTCGGCCACCGACCACACCGGGTAGTGGCCGGCCACCAGCAGGTAGTCGTCTTGGGAGGCAGCCATCTGCTTGCGGAGCCAGGCCAGCTGGCTGCGGGCCAGCCCCACATtctggggctgctggggctgctgggactgGAAGTCGTCCGAGTTCCCACACAGGGTGACAGTGTCAATCATGAGGAGGGCCACCGTGGCGTTGCTCTTGGGGACCTTGAACTTCAGGCTGTAGTAGTAGTTGGGGAAGTTCCTGCAGaacagagggggaggggtgtcaaATGTTAAACTAGAATTGATCTCCAcgcaacctcccccccccacccccgcagtcTCCTGGATCAGcatgggggctgcaggtcgggactgaggggcaccagcagagctgtgggggagaccagggctaggctagcaggggctgcaggtcaagactgaggggcactgccagagctgggggaggggagcccagagatGGGCTAGCAGGAGctacaggtcaggattgaggggcaccagcagagctgtgggtggggagcccagagctgggctagcagggggctgcaggtcaggattgaggggcaccggccgagctgggaggagcctggggctgcgatagcagggggctgcaggtgtaGAAGGGGATCTAacccccacccctctgagccCCAATATAGCAGGATGCAGGAGGGTTCGGCGGGTGCGGGGGGCCCTTACCAGCGCTTGGAGACCTTGCTGTAGGCAATCTGAGCCGAGACGTTCCCCGAATGGTCGTGATTCCCAGCCACCACATACCATGGCACCTTGCGCAGCGACTGCCCCTTGAACACAGCCTCAAAGGTGTCCTGCCCCGAGAGAGGGGATGGCAGAAAACGTTTTCACATTTCACCATCGGGGGGGAGCCGCACCTGCCAatccttccccgccccccgcgcTGTCCTCACTGGACGGGGAGACAAATCTCACTCATGGCTGTTATTTGGAACCCAGGCGTTccctggtggggtggggaaccaCGAAGATATTTACCCCTCACGTGCCATAACCCCTAACGCGCCCATGTCCACCACTGCAGCCAGGGGGCTCACGCTAGCCAGTTTCCTGTGTTGGTTGACGTCTGCATCCTACCAGGGCCACACGGGGGCGCCGCCTTCAGTAAAAGGGCTGCAGCAGTGTAGTGACACCCCAAgattttttgggtggggagggtaGAGGGCTGTCTCTACCCAAAGTTCATCCTGCAGTTTCTAATGGAGATAGGAGTCTCCCTGGCCTAAACTCAAGTGTTGTGTGCAGTTAAATAGGTGCCATACCTCACCCCAGTAGCGGCCACATCTCAGCTCAGGGTGAGGGATCCCTGCATAAACAAGTGCTGGATCCCAGTCCCTGTGTGCTGTGGGGGGACCCCCAAGGACTCCCTACCTGGAACCTCTTGTCGTTGACATCCCGCACCCCATTGTAGTAGAAGTTGTCGCCGAGGGACAAGATGAAGTCCGCGCCCAGCGCTGCCACTGTACGGCCCATCTCTTTGGCTGTGGCCACCTCGCGCATCGTGTGGAAGGGGGGATTGGACACCCCGCCCCAGTCCCCCAGGGCGATGAAGCGCAGGGAGGAGCCGGCAGAGAGCGGGCTGGCGTAGGGGGTCGGCAGAGCCACCAGGAGGAGCGCGGAGAGACACAGGTAACCCGCCATCTGTGGGGAAAGGTGGGAGATGCAACCACAAGCAACAGGAGGGGCTCTGCTCTGGGCCAAAGCATTGAACCCAGTCTCAGCAAGGAGGCAGGGGTTAGGGCAAGGgatgagccaggactcctgggttctatcccagctctgggatgggggttgggtcTACTGGGTTGGAAGAggtgggctgggacccaggactcctgggttctattccaagtTCCAGAATGGGAGTGTGTTTCAGTGATTAGAAGATGGATCAGAGagcaaggactcctgggttctcaacACCACTCTTGAGTCTACAGCCAGGAAGtgcgagccaggactcctgggttctattcccagctttgccactgactcactgtgtgaccttgctcatgtccctgcccagctctgtgcctcagtttcccctcccacccagtctctaggctgcaagctctttggggcaggaattatgtcaaggttccttccccactctgaactcgagggtacagatgtggggacctgcatgaaagaccccttaagcttgttcttaccagcttaagttaaaaacttccccaaagtataaattttgccttgtccttgaaccctatgctgccaccaccaagcgtgttaaacaaagaacagggaaagagcccacttgcagacgtcttcccccaaaatatccattcaagccctacaccccctttcctggggaaggcatgataaaaatcctcaccaatttgtacaggtgaacacagacccaaacccttggatcttaagaacaatgaaaaatcaatcaggttcttaaaagaagaattttaattaaagaaaaggtaaaagaatcatctctgtaaaatcaggatgataaatactttTCAGGGTAATCAGGTTCAaatcatagagaatccctctaggcaaaaccttaagttacaaaaagacacaaaaacaggaatatacattccattcagcacagcttattttaccaaccattaaacaaaaggaaatctaacgcatttgtAGCTAGATTAGTTACTAACTAACAGCTGTAAGGCTGcattcttgatctgttcccggcaaaagcatcacacggacagacagaccctttgtttccccccttccagctttgaaagtatcttgtctcctcattggtcattttggtcaggtgccagcgaggttatcttagcttcttaaccctttacaggtgaaagggttttgcctctggccaggagggattttatagcaccgtatatagaaaggtggttacccttccctttatttttatgacaaactATCTCTCGGATGAGAAAGCTGCAGCTTCCATGCGCTCTCAGCTCACCTGAGGCGGTCCGGGTTTGAAGCAGGATTAATGAATTAATGCAGGATTAATGCCCAGACTCCTGGCAGAGAGACTGGCCCTGGCCTGAAGAACCAGCAACCTAAATAGCTAAAAGAGGGGccgggaaacaggcacagagcagggaagtgacagAGCCAGAGAAAACTTTGTAGGTGTCCTGCCTCACAGCCTAGTGTTCTGTCCGCTAGGTCGTCTCCTCCCAGCACCCCCAGATTGCTGGGGTTGCTCCCAGTCCAGCACTGGATCAGAACGGTGCAGTCCCAGCTCATCTCTGAGCCGTTCACACTCAAACATACCAGAGCGTACCAAAAATTCCCACCCGCATCAAATCTAGCAGCCCAGTAATCTGGGGCGGTTCCGAACCAATACAGATTTAATAAAGCCCAAAAGAGGAAAAGTGCCAGGAACCCCATTTAACCCCCCCAGGGACTTGGCAACTGTCATCGATTTGACATGCAAGGAGCCCAGATACCGCAGTGATGGGCAGCGGCTAAAACCTGGAAATAGAGTGCTAGCCAGCACAGTGGCGCTGCTACACCTCTGGCATGTCAGGACAGCTGCAGGCTGGAGCTTAGCTTCGAAGAGGAGCGACGCACTATAACAAGGCCAAAGCGCCTCCATTGCTGAGCAGGAAGAGGGTAAAGCAGGAAGCAGGTGAAGGAGACAGAAAATGCAAAGGAGACAGAGGCAGAGACCCGGGCGGGGGCTAGGAAGAGGCCACCGGCTGCAACGCTGATGAAGCTGGCAAAGGAGCGTAACTTACACTTGTCAGTTTCGCCGCCAGGCGCTGAGGGGAGAGTGGCGCTGTCAGGGATCAAACCCTGCCTGCTTCGGTCTCAGAGATGCGCCTGCCCGCCGTCGGGAAGCCCTCCTGGTGCCACCTGGGAGCTGTCAGGTCGCCACTGAGGACGCTGTGCCAACGGGGACATTTTATCAGGCCCTGAAAAGGGGAACTTGAGCgcggcgggggctgggggggggatttgaGCACTTGTggctttctccctccccacacgtGTCAGAAGCAGCTCCAAGCAGCAAAGTTGATTATTAAGAGTGTGATGGAGAAACGGCTGCCCGATGACCCAcggctccttccccccacccccacagtcaTGTGATGTGACCGACCCATAACCAGCCAGAGTTCTAGTCACACTGCAGCGCACCCTTCAATCACGCCCCAGCTGACTAGGAAGCCAAATACAAGCCAGGCACTTAACCATGCAGCGCCTGACCCCACCCAGCAACCCTGGACTGCTTGGAAGTTAAAGTGACCCTGAGGCCCAGGactggactagcaggggggctgtgggCCAGGATTGGGGAGCCCCAGCAGAGCTGAAGCAggtggagcccagggctgggctagcagggggctacAGGTCAGGCTTGAGGGGCACCACAGGGCTAAGGGTGGCGGTTgggggggagccagggctggaatagcatgggactgtgggttgggactgaggAGCCCTGGCAGAGCTACCTGGCGGGGGGGGCCTCTCACGGCACCCAGCCACATGGCCAAACCCCCCAGGCTAGCGATCAGGGGGCCCCTGTGTGGCTGCAGTGCCCCCAGAGGTCAGTCCCCTGGCGCACAGCGTCTGAGTGAGGAGCATAGGCAgagttctgtatttgggggggcAGCTCCGTCAGGCCAATGGGACCCGCGCATAGGGGGACAAATTCCACGCCTGCCTGAGACTTGCAATTTGGAGGGACAGCGCCCCTAACCCCCACCCAAACTACACCCATGATGAGGAGGGCGTCATGAGGACACCGGAACATGTGCCTGGCACAGTCTGAGACACAGGGCAAAGGTCAaggagcttccccccccccccaacacaagGCCCAGGGCCCTGCCCAGGTGACATGGGGCCCAGCTGGAGGCTCTGTCCTCCCTCCGGCGCCCAATGTCCTTCACCATGAACGCACGTCCTAGGGCGGCCGGCCGCCCTCCCTGACACCAAGATCCAAAAGCCACTGGCCAGCTGGCCCCAGACCGTAGCCCAGCTGCAAGGAGTCGCAGCCCAGAGGACAAGTTGGGATAATTAGAGAGCATTAGCTGCTCAGGGTCACCTGAGTAGACGCCCCTGAAATCCCCGTGATCTGAGTCAACATTCCAGCCCCCCGGGCTGCGCCTGCTAATCCAAGATTTGCTGGCGAGATTCAGAGATGGAAAGTGGGACTtggcaggcggggaggggctgggaactGAACAAGCAGTGGGAACTGAGCCTGTCTGCCCCTCGAGGGGTCCTGCGGCCAGGCTGGGGCACATCGGGTAGGATTAGTCagtagtggggtgggggtgggggggtgaattctccctgctgctcctgtaTAAGttagggatggaacccaggagtcgtgGCTCCTGTtccccctgctgtaaccactacactccacccctccccagagctggggagagaacccaggagtcctgactcctgtcCACACTGCTGTAACCACTACACCTcatccctccccagagctggggagagaaccccctTCCTACACTCCAGAGCCAGCACTAAATACTCTTTGAATGAACGGGCTGACATCCGCTATAGCTGTGCACGCTGATGTTCACGGGGCTTTGCACTGCCAAACGACAAGGATTCTCTGTGCTGAGCCCTTCCCACCCAGTGTGACAGAGACACGGGTTAGTGTGGacaggagtgggagtcaggactcggttctatccctagctctggCATAGGGACCGGGGTCTAGAGGGTAGAGTGGGGGccaaggggaggggctgggagccaggactcctgggttctgttcccaggcaGTTGTGTTGCATGGCACATTTGAGATGCCCCGTGAAACTATGACACTGTCTGCAAATCTCAGCAGCCTCTCCAGACTATTTCTAGGAAGCTGTGAGCCCGGAATAACCCGGCTCCTGTGAGATCAAACAATGATTCCGCCCACCCggctgctggcagggaggaaATCAAGGTGGCTCAGGGAGGATGCGTCAGCGCAGGGAGACTTCCCTCTGACTAAATATAATTCTGGAAAGGGAAGGtgcttcccagccccctgctctaaccactacaccccaTTCCCTTCCCAGAGTTGGGGATAgaatcaggagtcctggctcccagcccccctgctgtaACCGTAAGACCCCCCACTACCTCCCCAGAGctgtggagagaacccaggagtcctggctcccatccccccctgcTGTAAACACAAGACcccatctccctcctgctcctctcaGACTTCCAGCCCCCCAAGGCAGGGTTTTCCCACAACAGGCCTTCTAGGCTGGCCtcaggccccaccctgctcaggCCAGAGAAGGACCCGCTCCTGAGTCAGACACATGTGGCTGGGGAATGGAAGGGCTGGATCACATGCCACGGCAGGTCAAAGGCCTGCCAGTGCTGGGGGGGCTGTACACAGTGTGGCCTCCAAGAGGTTAAATCCAGCGCCACGAAACCCAGTCTGGCCCCTCACTAATCTGGCCTCCGTCCCACCACTGTGGTATAAGAGAGACAGCACGGTCTAGTGGGGAGGGCAGTGAGATCCAGGTTctttctatccctggctctgagaggggggctgggagccaggactcctggattctatccccagttctgggaggggggctgggaaccaggattcctgggttctatctccagaTCTGagagggggactgggagccaggactcctgggttctatccccggctctgagatgggggctgggagccaggactcctgggttctatctctggatctgaaagaggggctgggagccaggactcctgggttctagccctggctctgagaggggggctgggagccaggattcctgggttctatccctggctctgggagggggtgatgtgggatctagtggttagatccTCTTACTCTCCCCAGAGAGGATTTGGATGTGGGGTTTCAAAGAGACAAACATCTTGGTCCCTAGAGATCTCCCCACATCCCGCAGGCCCCTCTTGTTCGCAGGGCCTGGGTGAAACCAGCCAGGGTTACACCACCTCCAGGCTCTCTCCATAGGGGAGATCTTTagacccaacccctcccctcagcccagcaataaatgtgtgtgtgtggggggggggtgccctCACAGCACATCTCACACTGCGGGAGTCCCTTTGGGGCAGATCCCCGTCCCCCACCAGtcccccaggtcacacagggccTCAGATTcaaagagaaccaggcagagctcAAGGCTGCTCCGTGTGGGCTGAACTCAGCACTGGGAAGCAGCCGAGTGGAGAGAGATTGACCCACTTCAGGCCTCCTCCAGAGCAGCCAGCGTCCCATCACCGAAAGGGGCGTCCTTACCCGAGGTCCCAGGCAGCTCCCCTGCCTGCCTTTTGGGGGGAATTCAGCACCTCGCCTCTCCAGGAGCCAGAGGATGTTGGTGTATGTTGCGCTGACTAATCTAAAAGCCTCCCTCAGAGACACCCGCCCTCTGCCCTGAATGAATTAACCTCTGGTGAATCCAGACCTGAACACATCCCAGGAGAAGAGAaaggcccagccccggggcaaGGCCAAGCTCACCTTGCAGCTGGGAGGGCACCCTGGGAAGGGGCCGAGGTGCAGGCTAGGAAGGAATCTGGAGCAGTCTCAGCACTTGGTCTTGCTTCAGTCAGAAGCTGGTGGCTTTTGAGAGGCTCTTCATACTGAAAACCCAAGGGGGAAGTTGGGCTGGGGCTAAACCCAGGCCTTTCACAGGTAGGCCGGGCCCCTGCAATGCCTGGTTCCAATCAGATCCACCCGGCTGGGAGAGAGAGTTTGCCCCAGCCAGGGAGCCAGCAAAGCAGCAAGAGCCAGTGAGGGCGGTGTGAAAAACCCACCCACCTGAGCGATGTGGCCATGCCAAGAAGGTAGCCACTGACCTAGCTGACTGGTCTCCCCTGGAAACGTACAGCAGCCCCTCTCACCCCCCGAGACTGAGTGAAACCGACCTcaccccccccagtgtagacagtgcttggGCGACAGACGAATTCTTCCATTGGCCCCCCTCTCAGGGAGCTGGGTTAGCAACAGCCACAGGAGAAGCCCCGTCTTCACTGTAGTAGTGACTGCGCTAGGTCACGCTGTAGTGTTtttgtgtggacacacacacacaccccatcactGCATCACTAGGGGGTTACCCGTGGAGCCGTGAGGCC
Protein-coding regions in this window:
- the ACP5 gene encoding tartrate-resistant acid phosphatase type 5; amino-acid sequence: MAGYLCLSALLLVALPTPYASPLSAGSSLRFIALGDWGGVSNPPFHTMREVATAKEMGRTVAALGADFILSLGDNFYYNGVRDVNDKRFQDTFEAVFKGQSLRKVPWYVVAGNHDHSGNVSAQIAYSKVSKRWNFPNYYYSLKFKVPKSNATVALLMIDTVTLCGNSDDFQSQQPQQPQNVGLARSQLAWLRKQMAASQDDYLLVAGHYPVWSVAEHGPTHCLVKHLQPLLLKYKATAYLCGHDHNLQYLQDKAGVGYVLSGAGNFMENSRKHYHKVPEGYLRFFYAEPASLGGFAYVEINSKEMSVTYIEASGKSLYKTSLPRRSRL